The DNA window CTTTATACTCGTTCATTTTCCAGGTAGTTTTTGATCCGTGGGGAGCTCGGCCCTCGTAGAAAACCATGGTTTTCTTCCTTCCGATTCGGAGATTTTGGCAAGTGAAAACATCAGAAGGAGAGCCAGTAGCTTTCCAATATCCCTTCTCAGTAAGACGGTTGGGCCTTCCTCCCCGGGCCTCCCTTTCTTGCATCGTGGTGAAGAAGAACCACTGCTCTTTGTCGCCACGGCACATTTCTCCAGCATGTTCTAATACATATATAGCAACACATAATCAGTTTGTTGATTCATTAATATCAGTTGACTGCACAAAACATATCAGTTGTTCGACTTTTTATATCACAAAACTCTACTGATATTAGTCAGAAACTGATATTTTTGTGATGCCAACTGATTTGGTTCTCGGTTTTCATTTTAATGGCGGTTATGTAACATCAAATTAATGACAATACAATCTAACAAGATGTacactaaaaaaaataatgagaaaaaatatGAAGTGAATTTACGTGGAAGCTCCCATGGATTGTAATCGTAGATGTTCAGAAGAGGTATGACTCTGTCGATGTCGGGATTCATGCCGTTGAGCTTGTTAGGAAGATAGTAAAGGAGCAGTTCCTCCTCTGTGGGATAGAACCTAAAACCTACAGGCAAATCACCCATGTTTTAATGCTAATGTGATCAATTAGAAAGGAATATATGCAGTGAAAGAAATGaagtagaagaagaagatgatgagggaGTAGAGTGAGCATGTGTTAGACTAATTCTTGGTTCTATTTATAGAGGGTGATTgagtttcattttattttaaatttttgtggAAGGTAGTTTTGGTGGAAAATTCTAAGTTAGTATTTAGAAAACACAACTGTTCCCATTTGTCCACATAACTACAAGAATTCTCGTCCACGTCCACTCTATTTGTAACTTGATTCTTTCCACTTCAATTCTTCACTTCccatttaccttttttttggCTAGTATAAGTAACTTTGAAGaagttaaaaatatatactttgAATTAATAATGTGatattctctccgtcccactcaagatgtccacatcttgagtgacacgagattttaagagaagttgttaggtggagtaagtagagagaaaattaaaggtaatttaatattttaatgaggataGAAGAGAGATAGATTtgtttccaaatatagaaagtggacattTTGAAtgtaacaaactaaaaaaattgtgGACATATTGAATGgatcggagggagtatattactGTACCCAACCATAAATCATTATTTGGTTTTcgatttttcattattttagttCAATGTAAGTTTTGATAAAGTTTAGTTGAGCTTTTGATACAAATTCCTTGTGAAAGAGGGTAATTTGTTGAATGTGATTATCAAATTAAGAATATACGTATATTCTCCATGTTCATGCATGCTTCAGGCCTTCAGCTGCACCAGGATATACAATGTATAACTTTAAATtacaatatataatttataattataaaattaagttGTTATTTTAAATTAGGTACATTTTAGATTTAGAAAATAAGGTTTTATTCACCTTGTACCTTGTTATATACGCTTTTGTATGAAAACAAAATCATTTGTACCTTGTTATCCACAAATGTGCTTTGGATGTTCTAGAAATATTTTGGCGGTTTTTATGGGTTCGTGTATTATGTATGACTTGAGCAAGTACTGTCCTTCCTTACCAGATTACTTCATATGCATTGACAATTTAATTACACACCCCAATCAGAGTCATGTGGCAAGAGTTATGTCTATTCTATAAAAACCGCCAAAAACGACTTGTGAAAATTGACTTTATTATTTGCACTCTTCATCTTTTATCTCTTTTTAAGCTCATTTTCTATCGCATCCCAACAAATTCATCAAATTACTAATTGATAGAGATTTAAACAAGAGCATGCCTCAGTTTGGAATCAATCAAAGGGTAATGTATGAAAAATTCGAGTTTATTAGTGGATGTTAATGCTCAAGTTCCTAGTGCTCAAGAATTATGGatgccttagagcatccacaacggcggcCATCCCgtttgacgtccgccattaggcagcagggaggcggacgcggacgtgcgttgcggacaccggagttccgcggcattccggggacgtccgtcgtgacgtaCGCCATTACggtgacacgacggacgtcccgatttttcatttaaaaaaaaaactctatatacggctcattgaacttcatttcattcacaccacttgttttaacgagtttctctctctctctgtactttcatttcttttgaagataaatggagcacttcgatagtgattcccccgccatGAGCGAGCCACAAACGCTGACTTTTCCCGTTAGAGTTGGGGAAAATGCCGGCGGAAGTGCACCGATGCctgggatgatgcccggaatggcaccgatgatgccccaaccccaaatggcggggatgatgctcgggtactacaatatgtaccccccttggtgtgggatgatgccccaaatgccccaaatgcccgggatgatgcagtGCATGCCTGCCGCTGCTGGGTGAGCAGGCatggggtcccccaatcacctggggacaatgtctatcgcccctacatggatCTATTGTCGAGTGATACCCCCAGAGTACTcctctggagactcagttcaccggcatcgagactttatcttttgaggagttggggctatctccggtcagggagtctcccactgagatgACATTGGCTACAGGGAGGACGCGGAGGCAAGGGAgagggaagggcaagggcactaccTCGTCCGCACGTGCGAGGAACGAGGGTGGGGCAGGGGCCGAGGGCGAGGGCGAGGGGGAGGAAGCCGGCGGGAGAAAGAGGGCCATCTGGAGCATAGGGGAGTGCAtcgcgctggcgaaggcctggatcagtgtagtcgaggatccctacgttgggactaaccagcatatcgacagaatgtggtgACGCATTAGCCGAAGctactccaattcaaaccgccaggtggaaagcctcacgatggagagaaaatgccggaaacagtgggagcggctgaggagacagctcagccgatttgtcggcatctaccaaaacaacctctgcacggcaaccagcggcatgtcagccgatgatgtgaagcttctgtctcaccagcagtaccccgacagtgaattgggtttcggggaatttaaatattgggaggtctatcttgtggtgcagacttccgccaagtttagttcgggtgttgaagctggctggccgaagcggacgaagatcaacgcctccggggaatacagcagcagtgtcggttcccacgaactccctgacgtcgaggcagagttcccgacctctcaatcccgccgccgtcgcccggttgggcaaaagtccgCGATACGAATGGCTAGGGGTAACGCCAGCGGGTCCGGAcccgaggtccaatcggcagctccttcccagatcgatcctgagctcccctcactcgcccGCATACAGCAGCATGATTCACTTTTAATCACCATGGAGAAGTGGTTTGCAGCGACTGACCCTTTATACAAGTTGATGCTGAATGATATCATCGACAGTATGCGGCGcaatttggggatgccacccctGCCCGATTGTGACGACGGGActggcggcggggacgacgaggagtgggACGGGGGCCGTATTTGTCGAAGCTTGaggttgttttttttaactatgtatttttttaataattatgtatgtttttgttttaaataaaatggttgcattttctccgtattcgtgtcgaaattttaattccgtaaattgtttaattttgtgaatttgtgaatttttattattgtgagatgtccgtcgggatgtccttggggatgtccgccattgtgtagtgggatgtccttatgacgtggcaggaggtgtttttgggaagtcagTCGGGATGTCCGCTGGGGCTTCCGTCCCACTGTATCGATTTTTTTATATGATAAAAATTCAAAGAGacacattaattttaaaattacaaactAGATTACTTTTTGAGATAAAGAGTCCAACCAAATAAATAGGCCCAAAAGATATACTAATAATTTGTAAATTATATGCATAAATTCTTTGGGAGTAAACATATAACACCATTAAATCCAAGTTTAAAAAGCCCAAATAATTCTATATACAACAACTATATCAAACATATAAAGCCCAGCCAATCTCCATAATCTAATAAGCCCAAGAAATCAAATTTGTAACCAAAACATCTATGTATATGTAGATGGGCATGATTTCTTTGAAGAAGTTTTTGCACCCAAATTTCAATATTGTTGGCATGTTATTTTGTTACTTAATTATTTGCATGAATTAATTATTCCTTTACGAACAAGGTAAAACACATTTTAGGtccttttatttatatattataattcAGATCCATATACAAGTTACAAAGatttgtttgttattttaaaaaaaattgatgttaTCAATAATATATGCACAATaatctatttaattttaaatttatattgagATCTATAaaactataataaaaatataaaaatagagaCACCCTAAAAATACCGACGAAATTGGTGCGAATATCATTATACCAAACGTTCACCAAAACACAAACCGTCAATAATAATTATTAGATACAATAGTATATTTGTGATCGTTAGTAATGGTAAGTCTCTAGAATTTTAGTAACGTGTTGCCTGAAGACATTAATTTTAGTATTACTGGCGGATTTTTTTTGTGATAAATGTTTTAATTAACACACTTTCTCAAACAATCGCATGCCCTCCCCTTGTCGCCGCCCAGCCCAGTGCCTGGTGCCTCTCTTCATCACTTCCTGTCGACCATTGTGCCTTGTCGTTCTCTATCGGGTCTCCCATCTTAGCGATTGTGTCTCCCGCTTTCCCTCAAGCATTGGTTCACCACGACTCCACTCCACATTGTCAATTTAAGGTTAGATACGTTTAATCTTGACCTCCCCTATTTTAGAATTGTGAAATCTCCCTATTGTTCATCTTATAACTTCTCAACATTTCGAGATAATGAGTAAATGATTATGAATTACCAATTATTTGTTTATCATTAATTTCTAATAAGCAATTTTAGATAAACAACAATCGCATAATTCAAATAGATAACACTAACACATCACAAATAAGTGAATTTCACTGACAACAAAAGAATTTTAATTTCAGTCCTTCTCCAAATAATAGTCTTAGAGCATCCTCATTCAtactcttgccaaagagcatggataTGGGACCGGCcccacatttattaattttttactccttGCTCTTTTCCAAGAGCATaacacccacattcatgctcttccgcaagaacatgctcaagagtcccaccattccattatttaatttaaatacttcaattactaaaagcatttctacaatataaaaatacattaaaaatactcgaactactattacaatttttttaaaaaaatcacatacttaaatcctaaaaataaaaattaacttcaaatcctaaaaaataaaaattacataattaaaatcctacaaattaaaaattacatacttaaaatacCTTCGTGGAAGACTATTCTATCCACAATGTTTTTCGGAGACCTCGTATCATTGAATAATGTACATTTAGATGAGACATCAACTTACATAATGTTTTTTtgcaagagtgaagtgaaagattgagaattgatgagagatgagagatgaGAATTGCATAGTGTGGTGtaaaattttttgtgtggaaatgtgggtatttatagatgaaaaatgtgaattttggggaaaatttgaaaaataaattaaaagtggtgagaaaacggatataatttattgggaagtgggaaaatatttttttaaataaattttaaattaaaattcaattttttaaaaaaaaatgaaaaatgccaACGGCTAAGCCGTTGGCTAATTGTGTgctgccacgtcgccctgctcaacggcacggacgtgctcgatgtatcgagcaacGCCGTGCCGTCGGCAAAAGTGCAGCGGCGGACGAGGCGCTGTCGAGCGTCCGTCCCAGCAATCACCTTCGGGAATGCTCTTATTTAGTTGTCACATTGATTTTATAATGGCCGGAAATTTGTTATGACAACTTATTCCCGAAAATGAAACAATAGATATTAAGTAATAATTGTCTTTGTATTTAGGTAAATATATCAAATGATGAGATAAAATCAATTATCGcacaaaatactccctccgtctaatTATAATTGTTGCGTATTCTTTTTTAAgccgtcccactataagtgagacaattttttttatcaaaaacaCAATACTATATCTCTCTAACTTTATATccattttactttttctctctactttttctcgCTCCTAAAAATATGTGGCTAAAAGAAATATATCTCACGTAAAGGTGAATGATGGAGTATAATAAAAGACAGAAGTAGTAGTGCTTATTTACATATTGAAGCCCATTGGGCCATCATTATTAGTAAGGATTGGCCCAATCAAAAACCTAGCAAAACAACCTATATAACCCACTGCTCTTCAACAAAAATTCACCGTCAATTTCATAATTCAATCCCTGCAATTTCCTTACTAATTTCTCTCTAAATTTTACCGTAAGCGCAGCCCTTAAGATCGCCTTCCAAATCACAAATGGAAGCGTTTTGAGTCATAGCTGCGCGAAATCAAATTCGGTAAACACGCACATCCGCTTTATATACACACAGCAATGTGTTTGTTTTCGCGAGTTGTGCTGTGTGTTTATCTGGTCTTCTTTCTAGGGTTTTCCTTTTGAGAATTCCTCTTTCCCATCTTCTTCTCTTTCACAGACTCGCTCGATTCCACCTCTGGATATGTAATTTTCCTATTTATCGTGCACTATTGCATATTAATTACGCTTGTGCTGATTTATGGGTTTTATCTATTCAGACGCTTGGATTCTCTCAACGCCTCTGTGCTTTATTAGATGGGTTACATATCATctgttttttacttttttcacaaaaatttgggactTTTTGTTGTGGTTTTTAATTCTGATCTTTTTAATTGAGCTAGATTTTAATGCTCTGTTTTACCAAATTTTGGataatttgaattgttttttaTTCTACTTTTAAGTTGGGAATTACTACTGTCTTTTTTTTTGGTTGGAGAAAATGACGAATTATATCATCTGCGATGGGATTTGATCTCTTATGAGCGACATAATTAACGCTTATTGATATTCCGATCTCATTTCTTTTCCATTTCACAATTATTATTACGCTTTTTCATATAAACGATTATGTTTATGGTTTGGACTAGgcacaaatttaatttttttcgtaattttatttttccagTTTTGAATTAATTTGTACATTGTCGATTTATAACTTAAAAAcatgaaatcaaataaaatatgttTGAAAGAATGCTCGTATAAAACGATGTTGATTGGATTAATCACAGACTAAAGATAAAATCTGGTTTTtgtcaaaaattttaaaattgctGTAAAAATtgctaacttttttttattaagtgtcAATTTTACGATGagtgattttaaaaaattgcaaaattGGCGTGTCATATTTGATCCTATATGTTAATTACTCTTGTGACACTGCGGTATCAAAACAATgatatttatttgtaaaaaaggTCATGAACTTAGACCAAATTTCGTCTCCAAAAAAACAATCAAGAGTATGTAACATGACAATTTTTCGGAATTTGAAGTCTCGCTTCATTGGGGCAATCTCCAACTTTTCACATTGATAAAATACCAACAAAAGTCTAAaactatatatttaataataacCCCTAATATATCAATCAAGAAAAGCCAGTAAAGCTAAAATGAAATTCCATCCAAccccaaaaatagaaagagtgtTTACTTTTTGATGTCTCTTAAAAATTCCTATACCGTTTTATcaatcttactttatcaatttcgcAATAAATTTTTACCGTTTTAAATAttcctatttttaggaaacggtGGAATATAAATAAACCAAAAAGGATAAGCAATGAATAGCTATAAAAATTACAGCTAGTACTACTGCCTTTGCTTATGTCGTTCATCTactaattcaaattattttttttctgcaGGTTTGaagcttaaattttttttataaaaaaggaaggaaatgacaattttgggaaaacaatgaaagacatACTGCTTAAAGCGTAGTACAGCCCAAAGAGTATAAAaatctagtactccctccgtcccagttaaGATGACCCATTTCGTTTTTCGCatgtattttgtaaaaattataataaatagttaaagtggatggaaagtaaattaagagagagaataatatggaAGAGACTCTCTTCTACATTAATCTCTCAGCTACTTTACTTTTCctcaactttaactatttattataatttttacgAAACAACTGTGCAAAATAAAATGggtcatctttaatgggactgagggagtactaaatataGATATCATGACCGAAATTTTTTAGTGAAAAGATGTGTGGATGTTGTTAAATTTGGGTATGATcttgatattttatttctttgtaGTTTATACCGTTGTTGAGGGTAGATGATTGATTAATCCAAACTTAAATTTATTCATCTATTTTTAATGAATAACACATTTGAATTTCTAAGAGCATTTACAATATAGCAGTGGAACAGGATTCTGCTCTATAAATATGttcatttctatttctattGTCGTGATAGCATTCTATCCCCTAGTTCAAACACCTGCAATAGCGCTCTATAAATCTGTCCATTCTATTTTTCCACCTTAGCTTCGGTCTCTGAATCAATGTTTGAATTGCCTGAACCTAGGGGTAATGATCATACTTAGATGACAAACTTTGTCGCTGTAGTGTTGGTCGATTCCCTATCCATAGCAAAAGTTGTAGGAATGGGTTTTGTTGTCTAGGGTTCATGGGTTTCCCACAACCAAAGTAAGGATCAATGGGGTACATTGGGGATTGCCAGGTGATAGAGACGGCCGGTGTACTAGTCCCCGCCAGAATATAGGGGACCGCCGAGGTACGTGGGACTTCTGTCGGGATTCATTGTTTAGTATAGAGAGTGAAATGAGAGAAGGAGAATGGATTGGAGTTAATAAAATGTGGTAaagatgatatatatatatagactaaagtcccaaaatggtcctttaACATATTACGTTTTTtagattttggtccaaaacattatcttttgaattattcgatccctcacatttgaaatcggatcacatttggtacATTGGGGATTGCCAGGTGATAGAGACGGCCGGTGTACTAGGCCCCGCCAGAATATAGGGGACCGCCGAGGTACGTGGGACTTCTGTCGGGATTCATTGTT is part of the Salvia splendens isolate huo1 chromosome 22, SspV2, whole genome shotgun sequence genome and encodes:
- the LOC121786940 gene encoding NAC domain-containing protein 90-like produces the protein MGDLPVGFRFYPTEEELLLYYLPNKLNGMNPDIDRVIPLLNIYDYNPWELPQHAGEMCRGDKEQWFFFTTMQEREARGGRPNRLTEKGYWKATGSPSDVFTCQNLRIGRKKTMVFYEGRAPHGSKTTWKMNEYKVYDQSPNPQLKEELSLCRIYNRSKCARAFDRRPAAAEADGAATQCHNHRNRSADVAFAASDDPQINPTAGSELMNWDIETQSEPLWDSEDLMMILKWFDL